The Thalassospira sp. TSL5-1 genome contains the following window.
CCCCGGAGCAGGCCGCGATGATGGTGCCGCTGGGGGAAAACCGGTTGGCATTTTATGCCGCGCATAATCGGTCGGACAGGGTTGTGACCGGCGAAGCGGCCTATAGCGTCACCCCGGTCGCGGCAGGGCGATATGTTAGCAAGCTGGCATGTTTCTGTTTCGATGCGCAGCGCCTGGAACCGGGGCAGAATGTGGATATGCCGATCAGCTTTTTTGTTGATCCGGCGATTACCGAAGATCCGGCATTACGTGGATTGACGGAAATAAAGCTGTCTTTTGCCTTTTATGCCGTTACGGCGCAAAGGGACGCAGAAGCCAGGTCCAAGACAGGTGGAGGCTGATCCGGTGGGGCGGCATCCGCGCGAGAGTGGTTTGACAATTAATTTATTCAAGGATTGAGGGGGCGAGGAATGAGTGATCATGCTCAGAAACATCCGTTCCATCTGGTAGACCCGAGCCCGTGGCCGCTGGTTGCATCGCTGTCGGCGGGCCTGTTTACCGGAGGCATGGTGTATTTCATGCATTCTGACCGGGTGCTGACCGACTTCTGGCTGGCAGCCATTGGCATTGCCGGTATTTTGTTTGTGATGTTCCGCTGGTGGGGCGATGTGGTGCGGGAATCGCGCATCTATCATAACCAGGTGGTTCAGATCGGCCTGCGCTATGGCATGTCGCTGTTTATTGCCTCCGAGGTGATGTTCTTTGTGGCGTTCTTCTGGGCTTTTTTCCAAAGCGCGCTTCTGGAATTCAACCCTGCCATTACCCAGTGGCCGCCCGCCGGGATCGAAGTGCTTGATCCGTGGGATCTGCCCTTCCTCAATACGCTGGTTTTGCTGCTGTCGGGGTGTACCCTGACCTGGGCGCACCATGCCTGCCTTGAGGGGGATAAAAACAATATGGTCAAGGGGCTGACCCTGACCGTGTTGCTGGGCATCGCCTTTCTGGCCTGTCAGGCCTATGAATATCATCATGCGGCCTTTGCCTTTGATGACGGGATTTATCCCTCCACCTTCTATATGGCGACGGGTTTTCACGGCTTCCACGTGTTTGTCGGGACGGTGTTTTTGGCGGTTTGCCTTTACCGTGCCAACCGCGGGGATTTTAAACCGGATCATCATTTTGGCCTTGAGGCGGCGGCCTGGTATTGGCATTTCGTCGACGTGGTGTGGCTGTTCCTGTTTTTCTCGGTTTACATCTGGGGCGGCCAATAACGTTGCCCCGCCCCAAGGCTCCAAAATGGCTGTTTGGCCTGATTGGTAAACGCACCCTATGACGCTGGATTATTATCCACCTCTTTCCCCCATTCGCACCGGCCTTGCCTGCAAGTGCCCGCGCTGCGGTGGGGGAAAATTGTTTTCGGGTTATTTGACGGTGCGCGAAGCCTGCGAAGTGTGCGGGCTGGACATGCGCAACCACGATGCCGGGGATGGCCCGGCGGTTTTCATCATTTTCATCCTGGGGTTTCTGGTGGTGCCCCTTGCCTTATGGGTGGAATTGACGTACCAACCGCCTTTGTGGCTGCATGTGCTGCTGTGGTTTCCAACCGTTATCGGTTTGACCCTTGTGCTGTTGCGGCCCCTCAAAGGGGTGATGGTTGCGCTGCAATACCGTCACCGGTCAACCACGCAACAGGATTAGGCCCGTTCGTTATGGCGCTTTTAAAATCGCGGCCCACGGTCGCAATTTCAATTACGGCTGGCTTGGCTTTTCTTGTCTTGATGGCGCTGTGCGTCTGGCAGATCGAACGGCTGTTCTGGAAAGAAAACCTGATTGCGGAACGCGAGGCCCGCTCGGCCCTGTCGCCCATCGAATTTCCGGTTGATGTTGATAAAATCAACCCTGATATGGCCTTTCGCGCTGCCATTGCGCATGGCCGTTTCCTGCATGATCAGGAAATGTATCTGATGGCGCGCACCATGCAGGGTAGTGTGGGTTATCAGGTGATCACCCCGCTAGAACAGGCCGATGGCCGTATCATTCTGGTCAATCGTGGCTGGGTGCCCGATGACAAACGCGACCCCGCCACCCGCCCCGAAGGGCAGATAAAAGGCAAGGTCGAAGTTACGGGCGTTATCCAGATTGCGCGCCCGCGCCACTGGGCCCAACCCGAAAATGACCCGGTTAAAAACCAGTGGTTTTATGTTGATCCCCCGCATATGGCCGAGGAGGCCGGGGGCGACCTTGCCAGCCCCTATTATCTGGAAGCCGATGCCACGCCTAACCCGGGTGGGTTGCCGATTGGCGGGCAGGCCCGCGTGATGCTGCCCAACAACCATTTGCAATATGCCATTACCTGGTTTTGCCTTGCGGTTGCGCTGGTTGTTATTTTTGTCGTTTATCATCGCCGTCCGCCCCATTCTTCGACGAAATGAGCTTGCGGCGCGCCCCGCTGGCAGACTATTTTTCAATCTGATTGTGAATCGCAACGGCCATTTGCGCAGTTAACATGCGCAAATGGCCTTTGTCTGGTCGGGCCCTGTCTGCCTGCCCTGTTTTCCGCCAACCGATTGGAGCCGTCACCATGACCAAAGCCTATCTTGCGCTTGAAAGCCGTTTTCGCCGTATGAACGTTCTGGCGGATATTGGCGGGATGTTGCATTGGGATATGGCGACGATGATGCCCGATGGGGCCGCACCTTCCCGCTCCGAACAGCTTGCCACCCTGGATGTCATGTCCAATGAACTGATCAAGGATGCGGCATTAAAGGACCTTCTGGCCGAGGCCGAAACGGAAAACCTGTCGGACTGGCAGCGCGCCAACCTCAATGAAATGAAACGCGAATGGGTGCATGGCAATGCCGTGCCCGGCGATCTGGTCGAGGCGATGTCACGGGCCTCAACCGCCT
Protein-coding sequences here:
- a CDS encoding DUF983 domain-containing protein, producing the protein MTLDYYPPLSPIRTGLACKCPRCGGGKLFSGYLTVREACEVCGLDMRNHDAGDGPAVFIIFILGFLVVPLALWVELTYQPPLWLHVLLWFPTVIGLTLVLLRPLKGVMVALQYRHRSTTQQD
- a CDS encoding cytochrome c oxidase assembly protein gives rise to the protein MGGFAGYKFALVPGLFDGGSGANPVLLDAQGAMAGADRNNIGANALLAAGPVVDGAAMGRVILARDKTNEKATARDDAAIGAGKIKVSFDGTSDPSMDWDFAPEQAAMMVPLGENRLAFYAAHNRSDRVVTGEAAYSVTPVAAGRYVSKLACFCFDAQRLEPGQNVDMPISFFVDPAITEDPALRGLTEIKLSFAFYAVTAQRDAEARSKTGGG
- a CDS encoding cytochrome c oxidase subunit 3, translated to MSDHAQKHPFHLVDPSPWPLVASLSAGLFTGGMVYFMHSDRVLTDFWLAAIGIAGILFVMFRWWGDVVRESRIYHNQVVQIGLRYGMSLFIASEVMFFVAFFWAFFQSALLEFNPAITQWPPAGIEVLDPWDLPFLNTLVLLLSGCTLTWAHHACLEGDKNNMVKGLTLTVLLGIAFLACQAYEYHHAAFAFDDGIYPSTFYMATGFHGFHVFVGTVFLAVCLYRANRGDFKPDHHFGLEAAAWYWHFVDVVWLFLFFSVYIWGGQ
- a CDS encoding SURF1 family protein is translated as MALLKSRPTVAISITAGLAFLVLMALCVWQIERLFWKENLIAEREARSALSPIEFPVDVDKINPDMAFRAAIAHGRFLHDQEMYLMARTMQGSVGYQVITPLEQADGRIILVNRGWVPDDKRDPATRPEGQIKGKVEVTGVIQIARPRHWAQPENDPVKNQWFYVDPPHMAEEAGGDLASPYYLEADATPNPGGLPIGGQARVMLPNNHLQYAITWFCLAVALVVIFVVYHRRPPHSSTK